One part of the Acetonema longum DSM 6540 genome encodes these proteins:
- a CDS encoding DUF551 domain-containing protein yields MSILDRLNRGEITVSIGVDNHNRTEDQIMAAGELLELAMAGDRMRWIPVTERMPEGGEPVIVAVGKPERYVLKYAAYVPSGIEEIEIGRFGTMFASDFAQGDDYTPEFIPEGWHEIQNLFGDTELLLEVDENVFAWMEPPTLSGREMAR; encoded by the coding sequence ATGAGCATATTAGACAGGCTTAATCGGGGAGAAATAACCGTCAGTATCGGGGTGGACAATCACAACAGAACCGAAGATCAGATTATGGCGGCGGGGGAACTTCTTGAACTGGCCATGGCAGGGGATCGCATGCGGTGGATACCGGTTACAGAGAGAATGCCGGAAGGCGGGGAGCCGGTTATTGTCGCGGTAGGAAAACCGGAAAGATACGTCTTAAAGTACGCAGCTTATGTACCATCGGGCATTGAGGAAATAGAGATTGGAAGGTTTGGGACCATGTTTGCGTCAGATTTTGCGCAGGGAGACGATTACACGCCCGAATTTATTCCGGAAGGGTGGCATGAAATCCAGAATCTATTTGGTGATACTGAACTTTTGCTTGAAGTGGACGAAAATGTATTTGCATGGATGGAGCCGCCAACATTGTCGGGTAGGGAGATGGCGAGATGA
- a CDS encoding Lar family restriction alleviation protein: protein MKLTVKNICAELLKEENSICPFCGADAEICALGGKKQYEVRIVCNDCGARIDFRDWLIKLERGEEMGK, encoded by the coding sequence ATGAAATTGACAGTGAAAAACATCTGCGCAGAACTCCTTAAAGAAGAAAACAGCATATGCCCCTTCTGCGGGGCTGATGCTGAAATCTGCGCTTTGGGTGGCAAGAAACAATACGAGGTCAGGATTGTTTGCAATGATTGCGGCGCCCGGATAGACTTCCGGGACTGGCTGATCAAGTTGGAACGAGGGGAGGAGATGGGAAAATGA
- a CDS encoding DNA cytosine methyltransferase, whose protein sequence is MLRAQIYENKVIHLCCGAGMAAFGMQKSIGEYKGAVGRFRTLKGFDVDPLACEDFEMMTGAPAVRMDFFSWQDYIDFHGKEPPEGWREVTPDDIYEATGGEYPDTVFISGPCKGFSGLLPRKAAESKKYQALNRLTLRCIYLTLKAFELNLPGIIIFENVPRIRTRGAELLKEIRRMLKSFGYEIVHKENEIHDCGEIGGLGQSRKRFLLLARQPDKVPAFVYKPPKLPLKTVGDIIGPMPLPDDPAAGPMHRMPRLQWKTWVRLALIPAGGDWRDLQNINPEQYRIEHEPRKSTFGVMDWEEPSGTVTGNMRPGGSTAAAIPDPRMTLNADSTHKTIYRVSRYDEPANTVTGAFRPNNGATVIPDPRLQACEGKHPAVYRVVKFDETGPCVTGTRFGSGAPAISDPRFNCKMYPDSYGVQKWDESGVTIRGNMQVMASRASISDPRITREKGFSNKYQVGEWDKHATTVTGIQDIQAGAQSIPDPRFGCTVRNGTMGVTQWDEPAKTVIGSADVHAGTAAVADPRIPADNESGVYVIIAEDGTWHRPLTTLELAALQSIPLTMPDGSPLVLAGKSDARWREAIGNAVPPAAAQAMGNQILVAWMAGKLGWEWELSNQEIWVKQDEESAIERGLLCRS, encoded by the coding sequence TTGCTAAGGGCACAAATTTACGAAAACAAGGTAATTCATCTATGTTGTGGCGCAGGCATGGCAGCATTCGGGATGCAAAAATCTATCGGAGAATACAAAGGAGCTGTCGGTCGATTCCGGACATTGAAAGGATTTGACGTTGATCCGCTGGCTTGCGAAGATTTTGAAATGATGACTGGAGCACCAGCAGTCAGAATGGATTTCTTCAGCTGGCAAGATTATATTGACTTTCACGGAAAGGAACCACCTGAAGGTTGGCGGGAAGTGACGCCTGATGATATATACGAGGCAACCGGTGGGGAATACCCGGATACCGTATTTATTTCCGGACCGTGCAAAGGGTTTTCAGGGTTATTGCCGAGGAAAGCAGCTGAAAGTAAAAAATATCAGGCTTTGAATCGCCTGACGTTGCGATGCATATATCTGACTCTTAAAGCGTTTGAGCTCAACTTGCCGGGAATCATCATTTTTGAAAATGTGCCACGGATACGGACTAGAGGAGCGGAATTGCTGAAAGAAATCAGACGTATGTTGAAATCGTTCGGTTATGAGATTGTACATAAAGAAAATGAAATCCACGACTGCGGCGAGATCGGAGGGCTGGGGCAGAGCAGAAAAAGATTTTTGTTGCTTGCCAGACAGCCTGATAAAGTACCGGCGTTTGTATATAAACCGCCAAAACTTCCGCTCAAAACAGTTGGCGATATAATTGGCCCCATGCCATTGCCTGATGATCCGGCCGCCGGCCCGATGCATCGGATGCCACGGTTGCAGTGGAAAACTTGGGTACGCCTAGCGCTTATTCCTGCTGGCGGCGACTGGCGGGATCTGCAGAACATAAACCCGGAGCAGTACCGTATTGAACATGAACCGCGTAAAAGCACTTTTGGAGTTATGGACTGGGAAGAGCCGAGTGGAACGGTTACCGGAAATATGCGTCCCGGGGGAAGCACGGCAGCCGCCATACCAGACCCGAGAATGACTTTAAATGCGGATAGTACCCATAAAACAATTTACAGGGTCAGCCGATACGATGAGCCAGCCAATACGGTGACTGGGGCGTTTAGACCGAACAACGGTGCTACGGTTATTCCTGATCCAAGACTGCAGGCATGCGAAGGGAAGCATCCGGCAGTTTACCGGGTTGTAAAGTTTGACGAAACAGGACCATGTGTGACGGGAACAAGATTCGGTAGCGGGGCGCCGGCGATATCGGACCCACGGTTTAATTGTAAGATGTATCCGGATAGCTACGGTGTTCAAAAATGGGATGAGTCTGGTGTCACGATTCGCGGCAACATGCAAGTCATGGCTAGTAGGGCTTCAATATCAGACCCACGGATAACCAGAGAAAAAGGCTTTAGCAACAAATATCAGGTTGGCGAGTGGGATAAGCATGCAACAACGGTAACCGGAATACAGGACATACAGGCTGGTGCTCAATCAATCCCGGACCCGCGTTTTGGTTGCACCGTCAGAAACGGTACGATGGGCGTAACCCAATGGGACGAACCGGCAAAAACAGTAATAGGCTCTGCAGATGTTCACGCTGGAACGGCGGCGGTCGCCGATCCGAGAATCCCGGCGGACAATGAATCCGGTGTGTATGTGATTATCGCTGAGGATGGGACATGGCACAGACCGCTGACTACCCTTGAACTGGCTGCTTTACAGTCCATACCTCTGACCATGCCAGACGGTTCACCCCTGGTACTGGCCGGTAAATCGGATGCTCGGTGGCGAGAAGCAATCGGGAATGCAGTTCCGCCGGCTGCGGCTCAGGCGATGGGAAATCAGATATTAGTTGCCTGGATGGCCGGTAAGCTTGGCTGGGAATGGGAGCTTTCTAACCAAGAAATCTGGGTGAAACAGGATGAAGAGTCGGCGATAGAGAGGGGATTGTTATGTCGATCATAA
- a CDS encoding AAA family ATPase, protein MPKIDDVYWLIRAIGDRDYSNARRQIVAMIANEKSNGRDKAVAQLEQALKSWGDNNAKLVELPQNIKSMLYQPECQKDLPQMFLVDEVLAAVNDFMNERDFAENLREAGLLTRNRILLAGPPGNGKTTLAGVIGKELNLPVHILKLSGVVDSYLGSTSKNINAIFEYAYGNRCVLFLDELDAIGKARSGAVSGTGKEYSLTLNTMLTCLDRLPASAVLIGATNMPKLLDPALIRRFELKLWLDNPKAEAIEQYITDYMEKHTVYFDRSHNLIGQPWSKVEEWCIEKHRNVILGRDGGCTTNWIGGYE, encoded by the coding sequence ATGCCAAAGATTGATGATGTTTACTGGCTGATACGGGCTATAGGTGATCGTGACTACTCTAATGCCAGACGGCAAATAGTAGCGATGATTGCCAACGAGAAGAGTAATGGTCGAGATAAGGCAGTAGCACAGTTGGAACAGGCTTTGAAGTCGTGGGGAGACAATAATGCGAAATTGGTTGAACTCCCCCAGAATATTAAGTCGATGTTGTATCAACCGGAGTGTCAGAAGGATTTGCCCCAGATGTTTTTGGTGGACGAAGTTCTGGCGGCAGTAAATGATTTTATGAATGAAAGGGATTTCGCTGAAAATTTAAGAGAAGCAGGACTGCTGACCCGTAATAGAATTCTGCTTGCCGGTCCGCCGGGGAATGGAAAAACAACGTTGGCGGGAGTGATCGGGAAGGAATTAAACCTGCCGGTACATATTCTGAAACTGTCTGGCGTAGTTGATTCGTATCTCGGTTCTACCAGTAAAAATATCAATGCAATCTTTGAATACGCATATGGCAACCGTTGTGTACTGTTTTTGGATGAGTTGGACGCCATTGGAAAGGCGAGAAGCGGGGCGGTAAGCGGAACTGGCAAGGAGTACAGTCTAACCCTTAACACGATGCTTACTTGCCTTGATAGACTACCGGCCAGTGCGGTACTTATCGGAGCCACTAATATGCCAAAACTACTCGATCCGGCTCTTATACGAAGGTTCGAATTGAAACTCTGGTTGGACAATCCGAAGGCAGAAGCAATTGAGCAATACATTACGGATTATATGGAAAAACACACAGTTTATTTTGATCGTAGTCATAACCTTATCGGGCAACCATGGTCGAAAGTTGAGGAATGGTGCATAGAGAAGCATAGGAACGTTATCCTCGGCAGGGACGGGGGATGCACGACGAACTGGATCGGGGGCTACGAATGA
- a CDS encoding DUF1064 domain-containing protein: MPRFNSVSDLIKAGVRIPDGVLRELKAADKTPKKQKYNATKTEVDGIVFASQKEAAKYQELKLQKRAGIIQDFRIQVQYIVQDAFKAGRQKIRAIAYIADFEVDELDGSLTVIDTKGYRTPVYMMKKKMFMKRYPHIRFVEE, encoded by the coding sequence ATGCCGAGATTCAACAGCGTTTCTGATTTGATTAAGGCTGGTGTGCGAATCCCTGATGGTGTGCTGAGGGAATTAAAGGCGGCCGACAAAACGCCGAAAAAACAAAAGTATAACGCCACAAAGACTGAAGTTGACGGCATTGTGTTTGCCAGTCAGAAGGAAGCGGCAAAGTACCAGGAGTTGAAACTTCAAAAGAGGGCCGGGATTATCCAGGACTTTCGAATCCAGGTGCAATATATCGTTCAGGATGCGTTTAAAGCCGGCCGCCAAAAAATCCGGGCCATTGCGTATATTGCAGACTTCGAGGTAGATGAGTTGGACGGGTCCCTGACGGTGATTGATACCAAAGGGTATCGAACCCCAGTATACATGATGAAAAAGAAGATGTTTATGAAGCGGTATCCGCATATCAGATTTGTTGAGGAATAA
- a CDS encoding single-stranded DNA-binding protein, producing the protein MNKVILVGHLAKDPEVRYTQSGKAVASFTVAVNRQSSSPEKREADFIPVVAWSKLAEVAGNNLTKGRRVLVEGRMQVRSYETAEKQRRYVTEVIAQNIEFLDSKKQGAPEAGSAPVDMSSFGKDVFPDEEIPF; encoded by the coding sequence ATTAATAAAGTCATACTCGTTGGACATTTGGCAAAAGATCCAGAAGTCCGTTACACACAAAGCGGAAAAGCCGTAGCGTCTTTTACTGTAGCCGTAAATAGGCAAAGTTCGTCACCGGAGAAACGGGAGGCGGATTTCATACCAGTAGTCGCCTGGTCGAAGCTGGCCGAGGTCGCCGGTAATAATCTGACCAAGGGCCGGCGGGTGCTGGTGGAAGGACGGATGCAGGTCCGTAGCTATGAAACGGCTGAAAAACAGCGCCGCTATGTAACCGAGGTTATTGCTCAAAACATTGAGTTTTTGGACAGTAAGAAACAAGGTGCCCCAGAAGCCGGGTCAGCGCCCGTAGATATGAGTTCATTCGGTAAGGACGTATTTCCAGATGAGGAGATTCCTTTTTGA
- a CDS encoding class I SAM-dependent methyltransferase: protein MQKKILDACCGSRMFWFDRAEPHTVYVDNRETIDTLCDGRQLIVKPDIIADFRNLPFPDNSFYLVVFDPPHLIRGGEKGWMVKKYGKLTGNWRDDIKTGFSECMRVLKPNGTLIFKWNEEQIPQKEVLQAIGHKPLFGDRRTKTHWMTFMKFDAEIERGKDGRQPTCE from the coding sequence GTGCAAAAGAAAATTCTTGACGCATGCTGCGGATCGCGAATGTTCTGGTTCGACCGGGCAGAACCGCATACGGTCTATGTAGATAACCGGGAAACGATCGACACGCTCTGCGATGGGCGGCAATTGATCGTCAAGCCTGATATCATCGCCGACTTTCGAAACCTGCCGTTCCCTGACAATAGCTTTTACCTTGTCGTATTTGATCCGCCCCATTTAATCAGGGGGGGAGAAAAGGGCTGGATGGTCAAGAAGTACGGAAAGTTAACCGGGAACTGGCGCGACGATATTAAAACCGGATTCTCCGAGTGCATGCGGGTGCTGAAGCCGAACGGAACGTTAATCTTTAAATGGAACGAGGAGCAAATCCCGCAGAAAGAAGTTCTGCAGGCTATTGGACACAAGCCGCTATTCGGGGATCGGAGAACCAAAACACACTGGATGACGTTTATGAAATTTGATGCCGAGATTGAGAGGGGAAAAGATGGAAGGCAACCTACTTGCGAATAG
- a CDS encoding phosphoadenosine phosphosulfate reductase family protein has translation MLVEHTLFGIRDKVQIAIDRIRQFEPPEGYYVAFSGGKDSCVTLDLVKHAGVKYDAHYNLTTVDPPELVQFIRREHPEVERHLPKETMWQLIARKGDLPLRHRRWCCAVLKECGGKGRLVITGVRWEESSRRKRRAMVEQCYTDNSKRYFHPIIDWTYHDIWEYIRSVKLPYCSLYDEGFERLGCVMCPMQHDISRDATRWPKIYEAYKMATQMGWDILKKRKDAKGEIMTWQSAEDWFNWWAYDRDGKGKENPDQTVMFE, from the coding sequence ATGCTGGTAGAACATACGCTTTTCGGAATCAGAGATAAAGTGCAGATAGCAATTGACCGGATACGCCAGTTTGAGCCGCCAGAAGGGTACTATGTGGCGTTTAGCGGCGGGAAGGATTCGTGTGTGACTCTTGACCTCGTGAAGCACGCCGGCGTGAAATATGACGCCCACTACAACCTGACTACCGTTGATCCCCCTGAATTAGTGCAGTTTATCCGGCGGGAGCATCCGGAAGTTGAGCGCCATTTACCTAAAGAAACAATGTGGCAGTTGATAGCCCGGAAAGGAGATTTGCCATTAAGACACCGCAGGTGGTGTTGCGCTGTACTAAAAGAATGCGGCGGAAAGGGAAGACTGGTTATCACTGGCGTAAGGTGGGAAGAAAGTTCAAGGCGAAAACGGCGCGCAATGGTTGAACAATGCTATACGGACAACTCAAAGCGGTATTTTCATCCTATCATAGACTGGACTTACCATGACATTTGGGAATACATTCGGTCAGTAAAATTGCCTTATTGTAGCCTATATGACGAAGGGTTTGAAAGATTGGGATGCGTGATGTGCCCGATGCAACACGATATCTCCAGAGACGCAACCCGGTGGCCCAAAATTTACGAAGCTTATAAAATGGCCACTCAGATGGGATGGGATATCCTAAAAAAGCGGAAAGACGCAAAGGGAGAAATCATGACTTGGCAATCTGCCGAAGATTGGTTTAATTGGTGGGCATATGATCGGGACGGTAAAGGCAAAGAGAATCCAGACCAGACCGTAATGTTTGAGTAA
- a CDS encoding 3D domain-containing protein produces MKVLTMVVMMLLAMQQMAIAIGKIPALEGMKNNSVAETRGYVMTVTATAYTPFEPGMTSGTGLAYDGRPAIPYKTVAVDPDVIPLGSRVWVPGIGFMLCHDTGNLIKGNIIDVCLETEEEMIQWGRKTLEILVIPPDKPYLMNW; encoded by the coding sequence ATGAAAGTCCTGACAATGGTCGTAATGATGCTGCTTGCCATGCAGCAGATGGCAATTGCAATTGGCAAAATCCCGGCACTGGAAGGGATGAAAAACAATTCGGTTGCCGAGACACGAGGGTATGTCATGACTGTAACGGCCACCGCCTATACGCCCTTTGAGCCCGGCATGACCAGCGGCACAGGACTGGCATATGACGGCCGACCGGCGATCCCATATAAAACGGTAGCCGTGGACCCAGATGTGATACCTCTGGGGAGTCGGGTGTGGGTTCCGGGGATAGGATTCATGCTCTGTCATGATACCGGCAATTTGATTAAGGGGAACATCATTGATGTTTGCCTAGAAACAGAAGAAGAAATGATCCAATGGGGCCGTAAGACATTGGAAATCTTAGTTATTCCACCGGATAAGCCCTATTTGATGAATTGGTAG
- the dnaN gene encoding DNA polymerase III subunit beta, giving the protein MNITVAKADINNALAIVAKALPGKSAFTILTCVSIHAENGKVTLLAGDGCTTIQHAVSADVKEPGMVVVSGRNLIDICKSLPGDVEMATDGTMLTVKSGRSKINLISVGEKHPDSITGSIPSGKTIILPGEVLKFMVHNTAFACASKEARPVFNGVYFEFGEKTVAVASNTHRMATATEKTPEIGPDESGNVIVPGTVAKDVASMVQSDSDVQITYGPAMIEFCFGDTVVRTRLIEGIYPNFRRVIPESSTITAKVKSNEFLDALKRAAIVGKNSEYSTVKLQFENESVMITATDAHVGQLEESVPIELSGEAVTMAVNVTYLLDYLQTSTSETITFRMTGPLVPCLLQDEDDSRVYIVTPVRMH; this is encoded by the coding sequence ATGAATATCACAGTGGCTAAGGCTGACATAAATAATGCCCTGGCGATAGTAGCCAAAGCATTACCAGGGAAATCAGCGTTTACAATTTTGACTTGTGTGAGCATCCATGCCGAAAACGGCAAGGTAACATTACTCGCCGGCGATGGTTGCACGACAATACAACATGCCGTTTCTGCGGATGTGAAAGAGCCTGGGATGGTAGTTGTGTCTGGAAGAAATCTTATAGATATCTGCAAATCACTCCCGGGCGATGTGGAAATGGCAACGGATGGGACAATGTTAACGGTAAAAAGTGGACGCTCTAAAATTAATTTAATCTCTGTGGGCGAAAAACACCCCGATAGTATTACCGGTAGTATACCCAGCGGCAAAACAATTATTCTGCCAGGCGAAGTGTTGAAGTTCATGGTCCACAATACAGCGTTTGCGTGTGCATCTAAAGAAGCAAGGCCTGTGTTTAACGGTGTATATTTTGAGTTTGGGGAAAAGACGGTGGCGGTGGCCAGCAATACGCATAGGATGGCTACTGCAACAGAAAAAACTCCGGAAATAGGGCCTGATGAATCTGGGAATGTGATTGTTCCGGGTACTGTTGCTAAAGACGTAGCCAGTATGGTTCAAAGTGATTCCGATGTTCAGATAACTTATGGTCCTGCAATGATTGAGTTTTGTTTTGGTGATACGGTTGTAAGGACAAGGCTCATCGAAGGTATCTATCCAAATTTCCGACGGGTCATTCCAGAATCATCTACGATTACGGCAAAAGTAAAGTCCAATGAATTTCTAGACGCGCTGAAACGGGCTGCAATCGTTGGCAAGAACAGTGAATATAGCACTGTGAAATTACAGTTTGAAAATGAATCGGTAATGATTACTGCGACTGATGCTCATGTTGGACAGTTAGAAGAATCAGTTCCTATTGAGCTCTCAGGGGAAGCCGTAACGATGGCAGTGAATGTGACATATTTGCTGGATTATCTACAGACTTCGACCAGCGAAACAATTACGTTCAGAATGACCGGACCGCTTGTCCCGTGTTTACTTCAAGACGAAGATGACTCCCGAGTGTATATCGTGACTCCGGTGCGTATGCATTGA
- a CDS encoding AAA family ATPase — protein sequence MRIAIAGAHGIGKSFLANQLVEQCGYPLLTGVAGKVANVMGVKTIKDMEDESIETKMAYQSLVYWEMKELELEHQSFVADRSLYDVIAYMVWYGIPAHVGMFYHELAESQPYDLIIHCPIPDGFAPPEVRNGYKGNSRHELFNGILEVLLRRSQRDKQILWLPKERDQWLSISMNAIKDMLN from the coding sequence ATGAGAATTGCGATAGCCGGGGCGCATGGGATCGGCAAGTCGTTTCTTGCGAATCAACTTGTTGAGCAATGCGGGTATCCCCTGTTGACTGGTGTGGCGGGAAAAGTAGCAAACGTTATGGGAGTAAAAACCATTAAGGACATGGAGGATGAGTCCATAGAGACGAAGATGGCGTATCAGTCTCTGGTTTATTGGGAAATGAAGGAACTCGAATTGGAACACCAATCATTCGTTGCGGACCGGTCCCTGTATGATGTGATTGCCTATATGGTATGGTACGGGATTCCGGCGCATGTTGGCATGTTTTATCACGAATTGGCGGAGAGCCAACCGTATGATTTGATCATCCACTGCCCGATTCCTGACGGATTCGCGCCTCCCGAAGTGCGGAATGGATATAAGGGGAACAGCCGACACGAGTTGTTTAATGGCATTTTGGAGGTATTGCTTAGAAGATCCCAGAGAGACAAACAGATTTTGTGGTTGCCAAAGGAGCGGGACCAATGGTTGTCTATTTCGATGAACGCGATTAAAGACATGTTGAATTAG
- a CDS encoding ATP-binding protein, with protein sequence MQEITASMTDDMRKFIAESGLTIQEKDVPDYYVMISDALESANMCRDCKGLSQCKAVGDGKGMQYVLRMDDGGKISPAYRVCGYGAMYNHAKRTEQVLASARVPEFLKEKAFGNFCRENNPEAFMAAQKVANDVGGRGVLLYGKPGTGKTHLAAAILNLRLAQCYEAIFVTVPELFADIRETIRREKDTSELLEIVKSTDLLVMDDLGAERMTAWVAEQMFSVINARLLRKKQTVITTNYSPSELIVKMAVRDKSGNIEDDIPGKRIVSRILEMCYKIEVCGRDQRLGSAAV encoded by the coding sequence GTGCAGGAGATTACAGCGAGTATGACCGATGATATGCGGAAATTCATTGCTGAGTCTGGACTGACGATTCAGGAGAAAGATGTGCCGGATTACTATGTCATGATCAGCGATGCTCTTGAAAGTGCAAATATGTGCCGTGACTGCAAGGGACTGAGTCAGTGTAAAGCCGTTGGTGACGGAAAGGGGATGCAGTACGTCCTGCGGATGGACGACGGCGGCAAAATATCTCCGGCGTACCGAGTATGCGGATATGGGGCAATGTACAATCACGCGAAGAGGACTGAACAGGTTTTGGCTTCAGCGCGGGTGCCGGAATTTTTAAAGGAAAAAGCCTTCGGAAATTTCTGCAGGGAGAATAACCCCGAGGCTTTTATGGCCGCCCAAAAGGTTGCCAATGATGTTGGAGGAAGGGGTGTTCTGTTATACGGCAAGCCCGGGACCGGTAAAACGCATTTGGCGGCGGCTATCTTGAATTTGCGATTAGCGCAATGCTATGAAGCCATATTTGTTACCGTTCCTGAACTTTTCGCGGATATTCGGGAAACGATCCGGCGGGAGAAGGATACCAGTGAGTTGCTTGAAATCGTGAAAAGTACGGATTTGCTTGTCATGGACGACCTAGGGGCAGAGCGAATGACGGCATGGGTGGCGGAGCAGATGTTTTCGGTTATCAACGCGAGGTTGCTGCGCAAAAAACAAACCGTCATCACGACAAACTATAGTCCGTCTGAACTCATCGTGAAGATGGCAGTACGAGACAAAAGCGGCAACATTGAGGATGACATACCGGGAAAACGCATTGTAAGCCGTATCCTCGAAATGTGCTACAAAATAGAGGTTTGTGGACGCGACCAAAGATTGGGGAGTGCTGCGGTGTGA
- a CDS encoding conserved phage C-terminal domain-containing protein, producing the protein MAIIRVKKRENPYVMMDKTGLKDPNLSFRAKGMLSYLLSKPDDWQPVLEEMVKASKDGYDSVKSGFAELRRCGYMKKIPIHGPDGKFMGWERAVYEVPLPPEERKPDRNSHKEGKPPGGKTTERKNHSVENPRLINNDLLINKDLNNNIVPFAEIIDYLNTKCGTKYRVIDSNRKHIRARWEEGFRLDDFKTVIDKKYDEWVDTEQAKYLRPETLFGTKFNSYLNHPVVKKAGKQNNKPVIGKGDACAGDYSEYDR; encoded by the coding sequence ATGGCGATTATTCGGGTTAAAAAGCGTGAAAATCCTTATGTGATGATGGACAAGACAGGACTTAAAGACCCGAATCTTTCTTTCAGGGCAAAGGGGATGCTGAGTTATTTATTGAGTAAGCCGGATGATTGGCAGCCAGTTCTTGAAGAAATGGTGAAGGCCTCAAAGGATGGATATGATTCAGTCAAAAGTGGATTTGCAGAACTTCGCCGGTGCGGCTACATGAAGAAGATCCCCATACACGGCCCTGACGGGAAATTCATGGGGTGGGAAAGAGCAGTTTATGAGGTTCCATTGCCGCCGGAGGAACGAAAACCGGACAGAAACAGCCACAAGGAGGGAAAACCACCCGGTGGAAAAACCACCGAGAGGAAAAACCATTCGGTGGAAAATCCCCGACTAATAAATAATGATTTATTAATAAATAAAGATTTAAATAATAATATTGTCCCTTTTGCTGAAATCATTGACTACCTCAACACGAAATGCGGTACCAAGTATCGGGTTATTGATTCGAACCGGAAGCATATCCGTGCTAGATGGGAAGAGGGGTTTCGCCTTGATGATTTTAAGACCGTGATTGATAAGAAGTACGACGAGTGGGTTGATACGGAGCAGGCTAAGTACCTGCGGCCTGAAACCCTATTCGGAACGAAATTCAACAGCTATTTGAATCACCCTGTTGTTAAAAAGGCGGGGAAACAGAACAATAAACCGGTCATTGGAAAGGGGGATGCATGTGCAGGAGATTACAGCGAGTATGACCGATGA
- a CDS encoding ParM/StbA family protein yields MNLTLGNDIGFGNSKRYSLGSIPAIMRSYVGAFREQSVAAGANDSPITVLPPDEHTNMSIKQINRMAIEYEGKRYVLGQGAVDVSDAQNTTDKNRTIEEEGIVLFAAMLAQFAGEGEHTAKIVAGLPGFHYRSKGMREKYHEGICKTHKVKILHPTGAEIFESVIDVTKSMILPQHYATGYHIATQHKTDLQGKRFGILDWGQYTVGLTWIDPGISYNETKSTSISDWGMIHPFREIRNRLAQELNIDVQIEHVDPIAKSRKAMSYGKMIDVGHIIDEVYQEMVPVILSKIKSEWTDMWRLEAIYHTGGGADPLSPFLMPQFPDEQAHIAPNAPIANALGMGELAAGDW; encoded by the coding sequence ATGAATTTGACATTGGGGAATGATATCGGGTTCGGAAACTCAAAACGGTATTCTCTCGGGAGTATCCCGGCAATCATGCGCTCCTATGTGGGAGCCTTCCGGGAACAGTCGGTAGCTGCCGGGGCGAACGATAGTCCTATAACCGTATTGCCGCCGGATGAACATACTAATATGTCTATTAAGCAAATAAACCGGATGGCAATTGAGTACGAGGGCAAGCGGTATGTCCTGGGGCAGGGGGCTGTGGATGTCAGCGATGCCCAAAACACCACGGATAAGAACCGCACTATTGAAGAAGAGGGGATCGTCCTGTTCGCTGCCATGCTGGCACAATTCGCCGGCGAAGGCGAACACACGGCTAAGATAGTAGCCGGCTTGCCGGGGTTTCATTATCGCTCAAAGGGGATGCGAGAGAAATACCATGAAGGAATTTGCAAAACCCATAAGGTTAAAATCCTCCACCCGACCGGTGCGGAAATTTTTGAATCCGTGATTGATGTGACCAAGAGTATGATTCTCCCGCAGCACTACGCTACCGGCTATCACATTGCCACCCAGCATAAGACGGATTTACAGGGAAAGCGATTTGGGATTCTCGACTGGGGACAGTACACTGTTGGCCTGACATGGATAGATCCCGGTATCAGTTATAACGAAACAAAGTCAACCAGCATTTCAGATTGGGGCATGATCCACCCATTTAGGGAAATCAGAAACAGACTGGCGCAGGAACTTAATATTGATGTCCAGATTGAACATGTAGATCCCATTGCAAAGTCCAGGAAAGCAATGTCATACGGCAAGATGATCGATGTCGGGCACATTATCGACGAAGTCTATCAGGAAATGGTGCCGGTTATTTTGTCCAAGATTAAGTCCGAATGGACGGACATGTGGCGCCTAGAGGCGATTTATCATACCGGTGGCGGCGCCGATCCGTTATCCCCTTTCTTGATGCCGCAGTTTCCAGATGAACAGGCCCACATTGCGCCGAATGCGCCAATTGCAAACGCACTCGGGATGGGAGAGTTAGCGGCAGGTGATTGGTAA